One segment of Streptosporangium brasiliense DNA contains the following:
- a CDS encoding F510_1955 family glycosylhydrolase — protein sequence MASIDQRLRLRASAALALLALLGTACAEESPGKAADPADPGIGHVHGLGVDPADGTIYIAGHYGLFQVRSTDTARRIADRVQDHMGFTVVGPRTFLASGHPAAADVPPGGSPHLGLIRTTDAGTTWTSVSEAGSADFHSIQPAGTALYAYDSQTERVRRSGDEGRTWTPGAEAQVIDLAGHAEEPNRVYATTPDGLQVSHDSGMNFTALTGVPLLSHVDSLSKDELIGVGVDGQVQASKNGGRTWQASGRLPGQAAAFTAVNRQRLLAAMDDGTVMESSDGGRQFSVVYRPASN from the coding sequence ATGGCCTCCATCGATCAGCGTCTCCGCCTGCGCGCAAGCGCCGCCCTGGCACTCCTGGCTCTTCTCGGTACGGCATGCGCCGAGGAGTCACCGGGGAAGGCCGCTGATCCCGCCGATCCCGGGATCGGTCACGTCCACGGCCTCGGCGTCGACCCTGCCGACGGCACGATCTACATCGCGGGGCACTACGGACTGTTCCAGGTCCGGTCCACCGACACCGCCCGGCGCATCGCCGACCGCGTCCAAGATCACATGGGGTTCACCGTCGTCGGCCCGAGGACTTTCCTCGCAAGCGGGCACCCCGCGGCGGCCGACGTCCCACCCGGCGGCTCCCCGCACCTGGGCCTGATCCGTACGACGGACGCCGGCACCACTTGGACCTCGGTATCGGAGGCGGGCAGTGCCGACTTCCACTCGATCCAGCCGGCGGGAACGGCTCTCTATGCCTACGACAGTCAGACGGAGCGGGTACGGCGTAGCGGCGATGAGGGCCGGACCTGGACACCGGGAGCGGAGGCACAGGTGATCGACCTAGCCGGTCACGCGGAAGAGCCGAACCGTGTATACGCGACCACACCGGACGGGCTCCAGGTCAGCCATGACAGCGGCATGAATTTCACCGCGCTCACCGGTGTCCCCCTCCTCTCCCATGTGGACTCTCTCAGCAAGGACGAGTTGATCGGAGTCGGTGTCGACGGCCAGGTGCAGGCCAGCAAGAACGGCGGTAGGACCTGGCAGGCATCGGGCCGCCTGCCTGGCCAGGCCGCTGCCTTCACCGCCGTCAACCGGCAGCGTCTCCTCGCGGCCATGGATGACGGGACCGTCATGGAGTCGTCAGACGGAGGGCGGCAGTTCTCCGTCGTCTACCGGCCCGCTTCGAACTGA
- a CDS encoding IucA/IucC family C-terminal-domain containing protein gives MTHPSADPTAVLETLAGHGERYRLEAGLNPEEDWIAADRLLDPTSTELTQVLEAERVGSGQVSAHAVALTVMAVYAGTVTAPALLAWALYGVVLDVRPENVALRLGDHGFKAVALRRPRLVDVSGMTGDERLGLLVKQVLDDHLFPLADAMRVCSRAGRRQLHGGIAQGCAAAFSAASRSSGAEVDVLQRAYDEFLAACPQELGRLGEMIRLAEGGREGLFYLRRTCCLFYTADHGEKCASCCLDSVEDRVTNYRRILAGGAIPH, from the coding sequence GTGACGCACCCGTCCGCCGACCCCACTGCCGTGCTTGAGACCCTCGCGGGGCACGGCGAGCGCTACCGGCTGGAGGCCGGCCTGAATCCGGAGGAGGACTGGATCGCCGCAGACAGGTTGCTGGACCCCACTTCCACGGAGTTGACCCAAGTTCTCGAAGCCGAACGCGTGGGCAGTGGGCAGGTGTCCGCACACGCGGTGGCCCTCACGGTCATGGCGGTCTACGCCGGCACCGTGACCGCTCCCGCGCTGCTGGCCTGGGCGTTGTACGGGGTGGTGCTGGACGTCCGGCCGGAGAACGTGGCGCTCCGGCTCGGTGACCACGGTTTCAAGGCCGTCGCGCTGCGCAGGCCGCGGCTGGTCGACGTCTCGGGCATGACCGGCGACGAACGGCTGGGGCTGCTGGTGAAGCAGGTACTCGACGATCACCTTTTCCCGCTCGCCGACGCGATGCGCGTGTGCAGCCGGGCGGGCAGGCGCCAGCTCCACGGCGGCATCGCCCAGGGATGTGCCGCGGCGTTCAGCGCCGCGAGCAGGTCGTCGGGCGCCGAGGTGGATGTGCTGCAGCGCGCCTATGACGAGTTCCTCGCGGCCTGCCCGCAGGAGCTGGGCAGGCTCGGCGAGATGATCCGGCTCGCCGAGGGCGGCCGGGAGGGGCTGTTCTATCTACGCCGGACGTGCTGCCTCTTCTACACCGCGGACCATGGCGAGAAGTGCGCCAGTTGCTGTCTCGACAGCGTGGAGGACCGCGTGACCAACTATCGCCGGATCCTCGCGGGCGGCGCCATCCCACACTGA